In the genome of Actinomycetes bacterium, one region contains:
- a CDS encoding TrpB-like pyridoxal phosphate-dependent enzyme: MSDKKIILSESEMPRQWYNINPDLPKPLDPPLNPQTGKPLTPEDLSVLFPMELIKQEVSMERFIDIPEELLKIYSIWRPTPLVRAERLEQYLDTPAKIFYKNESVSPPGSHKPNTAVAQAYFNKKEGINRLTTETGAGQWGSALAFACNMLDMELIVYMVRVSYDQKPYRKYMMKIWGADVFASPSENTETGRRILAEDPNTSGSLGMAISEAVEDAAKDEKTHYSLGSVLNHVLMHQTIIGLETKKQFEKAGLSPDILIGCVGGGSNFGGFAFPFVTDKMAGKDIRIIAVEPIACPTLTKGPFAYDYGDTAKMAPIVKMYTLGHDFVPAPIHSGGLRYHGMSPQVSLLHNEKIIEAVAYPQNPVFEASLMFAKTEGIIPAPETAHAIKAAVDEALNCKESGEEKVIAFNFSGHGHFDLTSYQKYLEGDLEDYEYPDEMIKKSLDKLPKY; this comes from the coding sequence ATGAGTGATAAAAAAATAATACTATCAGAAAGTGAAATGCCCCGGCAGTGGTACAATATTAATCCTGATCTGCCCAAACCGCTGGACCCCCCCCTGAACCCCCAGACCGGTAAACCGCTTACCCCCGAGGATCTGTCGGTGCTGTTTCCCATGGAACTTATTAAACAGGAGGTAAGCATGGAAAGATTTATAGACATTCCGGAGGAACTTCTAAAAATCTATTCCATCTGGAGACCCACCCCCCTGGTAAGGGCAGAAAGGCTGGAACAGTACCTGGATACCCCGGCCAAAATTTTCTACAAGAATGAAAGCGTCAGCCCTCCCGGAAGCCATAAGCCCAATACGGCAGTAGCCCAGGCTTATTTCAATAAGAAAGAGGGAATAAACCGGCTTACTACTGAGACCGGAGCCGGCCAGTGGGGAAGCGCTCTGGCTTTTGCCTGCAATATGCTGGATATGGAGCTTATCGTTTATATGGTAAGGGTAAGCTATGACCAGAAGCCCTACCGTAAATACATGATGAAGATATGGGGTGCAGATGTTTTTGCTTCTCCTTCTGAAAATACTGAAACCGGCAGAAGGATACTGGCTGAAGACCCCAATACTTCAGGCAGTCTGGGTATGGCTATCAGTGAAGCGGTAGAAGATGCGGCAAAGGATGAAAAAACCCATTATTCTCTGGGCAGCGTTCTCAATCATGTGCTTATGCACCAGACCATTATCGGGCTGGAAACCAAGAAGCAGTTTGAAAAGGCCGGGCTTTCTCCTGACATCCTTATAGGATGTGTAGGTGGAGGAAGCAATTTCGGAGGATTTGCTTTCCCCTTTGTAACTGATAAGATGGCGGGCAAAGACATAAGGATTATTGCTGTAGAGCCTATTGCCTGCCCTACCTTAACCAAGGGCCCATTTGCCTATGATTATGGAGATACGGCCAAGATGGCTCCTATTGTTAAAATGTATACTCTGGGCCATGATTTTGTTCCGGCTCCCATACATTCGGGAGGTTTGAGGTATCATGGTATGTCACCGCAGGTAAGCCTGCTGCATAATGAGAAGATTATAGAGGCAGTGGCTTATCCCCAGAATCCGGTTTTTGAAGCTTCCCTCATGTTTGCCAAGACTGAAGGAATAATACCGGCGCCGGAGACCGCACATGCCATAAAGGCTGCGGTAGACGAGGCCTTAAATTGCAAGGAAAGCGGCGAGGAGAAGGTAATTGCCTTCAATTTCAGCGGGCATGGACATTTCGATCTGACTTCCTACCAGAAATATCTGGAAGGCGATCTGGAGGATTATGAATATCCTGATGAAATGATTAAGAAATCCTTGGATAAGCTGCCAAAATACTAA
- the rho gene encoding transcription termination factor Rho, with protein sequence MNEFNKEMLSSKKLLSLREMAKELDISGFSKYKKDELIEKILETISDDGRKTETREKPKPEPKPKAATERTFIKSEGRTKELEVYEERMVGILDILADGYGFLRVSGYLPGAKDIYVSQSQIRRFKLRQGDEVFGQVRPPKDSEKYNALIRIEKVNGGDPEFIRRRAPFEVLTPIYPLERMRLETTAGGLAPRVIDLIAPIGKGQRGLIVSPPKAGKTTILKEIANSVSVNNPEVHIIVLLVDERPEEVTDMERSVKGEVISSTFDQPSDNHIQVAELVLQRAKRLVEHGKDVLILLDSITRLARAYNLSIPASGRVLSGGVDSTALFPPKSFFGAARNIEDGGSLTILATALIETGSRMDDVIFEEFKGTGNLEIKLDRMLADKRIFPAIDITKSGTRKEELLMDDDEASQVWRLRRIIHEKEPEVAIEQLIDYVRKTKSNQDFLNALKASFQNNKTF encoded by the coding sequence ATGAATGAATTTAATAAAGAAATGTTAAGCTCAAAAAAATTGCTGAGCTTAAGGGAGATGGCTAAAGAGCTTGATATTAGCGGTTTTTCAAAATATAAGAAGGATGAACTGATAGAGAAGATACTGGAAACTATATCCGATGATGGCAGGAAAACAGAAACCAGAGAAAAACCCAAACCAGAACCAAAACCAAAAGCAGCCACTGAAAGGACTTTTATAAAAAGTGAGGGAAGAACCAAGGAGCTGGAGGTATATGAAGAGAGAATGGTAGGCATTCTGGATATACTTGCCGACGGCTATGGTTTTTTGAGGGTAAGCGGATACCTTCCCGGAGCCAAGGATATCTATGTTTCCCAGTCACAGATCAGAAGGTTCAAACTGCGTCAGGGCGATGAGGTGTTTGGCCAGGTAAGGCCGCCCAAAGATAGTGAAAAATACAATGCCCTTATAAGGATTGAGAAGGTTAATGGCGGAGACCCCGAGTTTATAAGGAGGAGGGCTCCTTTTGAAGTCCTGACTCCTATATATCCCCTGGAAAGGATGAGGCTGGAAACTACTGCCGGCGGGCTGGCTCCCAGGGTAATTGACCTTATAGCTCCCATAGGAAAGGGACAGAGGGGATTGATAGTTTCTCCTCCCAAGGCAGGAAAGACTACTATTCTAAAAGAGATAGCCAACAGTGTTTCTGTAAATAATCCGGAAGTACATATAATTGTACTGCTGGTCGATGAGAGGCCGGAGGAAGTTACCGATATGGAAAGATCGGTAAAGGGAGAGGTAATTTCTTCTACTTTTGACCAGCCGTCAGATAACCATATCCAGGTGGCCGAACTGGTGCTGCAGAGAGCCAAAAGGCTGGTAGAGCATGGTAAGGATGTATTGATACTGCTGGACAGTATTACCAGGCTGGCCAGGGCTTACAACCTGTCTATTCCCGCCAGCGGAAGGGTTCTTTCCGGTGGTGTAGATTCTACTGCCCTGTTTCCACCCAAGAGTTTCTTCGGGGCGGCCAGAAATATTGAAGATGGCGGAAGCCTGACCATACTGGCTACCGCCCTTATTGAAACCGGCAGCCGTATGGACGATGTAATTTTTGAAGAATTTAAGGGTACCGGAAACTTGGAGATAAAACTGGACAGGATGCTTGCCGATAAGAGGATATTCCCTGCTATTGACATAACCAAGTCCGGAACCAGAAAAGAAGAGCTGCTCATGGACGATGATGAAGCTTCCCAGGTATGGAGGCTCAGAAGAATCATACATGAAAAAGAGCCGGAGGTAGCTATAGAACAGCTGATAGATTATGTCAGGAAGACCAAGTCCAACCAGGATTTCTTAAATGCGCTTAAGGCCAGTTTCCAGAATAATAAAACTTTCTAG
- a CDS encoding diguanylate cyclase, which translates to MKDFKKITDSLVYPLFVINPAGEILFASKAACKKWKRDFNHNHKTLSFFKLFEENCALVLSDILDHLGASDQNETITCNMAVSQEEEKVLINLGTISGSTNFSATILEPEFTGEEREQVYYQLGFEKMVTRLSNEFIASGRQDLGSRLTRVLRLLDQYTGIDRSLVYLLDQDGKKFVKSFSWGIKDDKPKNMDTRRYQWWFNKINNLESIYEQDINNLPQSAEPEKKLLKRHQVKSFLTLPLAVNNQAFGFIRFDFLNRDGSLNNYQLYLLKMISEGIANYLERHRLEKELDKKSNLYNIFFNNTMDMVFLKDAKFRYVMVNDVMAQFYSRPASEVAGKTDFQLVDRQSARNCRKSDIQALNSVKVVTSVEKIGGSIYETRKFGLDVSEGQKMIGGYIRDVTYLSDILKKLNESREKYRLIVDNQTELIDKLDFEGTILYASPSYCRFYGKSEQEILGTNFLDNVEPRQRKEAREAFKQATRPPYISYSLQPHNVGGRKKWVSWINKGVLDSQGSLLYVIGSGRDVTEHRKTEQQREFLSFHDNFTSLYTRSYFMEELKKQIRQKRYPLTLVLGDINGLKLVNSSFGQDEGDNIILAVSHVLKSALRKGEVIARWGGDSFAILLSYTGKEQSEIIISRINQKLAEQDFVVPITISFAVSTKTRHDDEVNLIKDAEDRLMGKKLFNKASSHSAIITSLERALKERDYETEEHVRRMKKYSLKLGKTLRLSEDKINHLILLATLHDIGKISIPDNIVLKPGKLSSEEWKIMKTHSEIGYRIAESSPNLKHIARGILNHHERWDGTGYPEGLKGENIPLLPRIIAVVDAYDAMTNDRPYKGAMSKQQAIEELKRCSDSQFDPYIVKRFIELIK; encoded by the coding sequence ATGAAGGATTTTAAGAAAATCACCGATTCCCTGGTCTACCCCCTGTTTGTAATAAATCCCGCCGGAGAAATACTTTTTGCCAGCAAAGCTGCCTGTAAAAAATGGAAGAGGGATTTTAACCATAACCATAAAACTTTAAGTTTTTTTAAATTGTTTGAGGAAAACTGCGCTCTGGTGCTCTCAGATATTTTAGACCACTTGGGCGCCTCGGACCAAAATGAGACCATCACCTGCAATATGGCAGTGAGCCAGGAGGAAGAAAAAGTTCTGATAAACCTGGGAACCATAAGTGGCAGTACTAATTTCAGCGCCACTATACTGGAGCCTGAATTTACCGGAGAGGAAAGGGAGCAGGTATATTATCAGCTTGGTTTTGAAAAAATGGTAACCAGGCTGTCCAATGAATTTATTGCTTCCGGCCGCCAGGATCTGGGGTCAAGGTTGACCAGGGTGCTCCGGCTGCTGGACCAGTATACGGGCATTGACCGGAGCCTGGTTTATCTGCTGGACCAGGACGGAAAGAAGTTTGTAAAGAGTTTTAGCTGGGGCATAAAGGATGATAAACCGAAAAATATGGATACCCGCCGTTACCAGTGGTGGTTTAATAAGATCAATAATCTGGAGTCCATTTATGAGCAGGACATCAATAACCTGCCCCAATCTGCAGAGCCGGAAAAAAAATTGCTGAAGCGCCACCAGGTCAAATCATTTCTGACCTTACCGCTGGCGGTAAACAATCAGGCTTTTGGGTTTATAAGGTTTGATTTTTTAAACAGAGACGGGAGTTTAAACAACTACCAGCTTTATCTTCTCAAAATGATAAGTGAAGGGATAGCCAATTATCTGGAAAGACATCGGCTGGAAAAAGAACTGGATAAGAAGAGCAACCTTTATAATATTTTCTTTAACAATACCATGGATATGGTATTTCTAAAGGATGCAAAATTCAGGTATGTGATGGTTAATGATGTCATGGCCCAGTTTTACAGCAGGCCTGCCTCAGAGGTTGCAGGCAAGACTGATTTTCAGCTTGTGGATAGACAATCTGCCAGAAATTGCCGTAAATCCGATATCCAAGCCTTAAACAGTGTAAAGGTGGTTACCAGCGTAGAAAAAATTGGGGGTTCCATATATGAGACCAGGAAATTTGGGCTGGATGTATCTGAGGGGCAGAAAATGATAGGAGGTTATATCCGGGATGTAACTTATTTAAGTGATATATTGAAAAAACTGAATGAAAGCAGGGAAAAATACCGCCTTATAGTGGATAACCAGACCGAGCTTATAGATAAACTGGATTTTGAGGGAACGATACTATATGCCAGCCCCTCCTATTGCAGGTTTTACGGAAAAAGTGAACAAGAAATCCTGGGCACTAACTTTTTAGATAATGTAGAGCCCCGGCAGAGAAAAGAAGCCAGGGAAGCTTTTAAACAGGCTACCAGGCCCCCCTATATCTCCTATTCTCTGCAGCCGCATAATGTAGGAGGCAGAAAAAAATGGGTATCCTGGATTAACAAGGGGGTGCTGGACAGCCAGGGCAGCCTTCTGTATGTAATTGGCTCGGGAAGGGATGTAACCGAACACAGAAAAACCGAACAGCAGAGAGAATTTTTATCTTTCCATGATAATTTTACCTCCCTTTATACCCGTAGCTATTTTATGGAGGAGCTTAAGAAGCAAATCAGGCAAAAAAGGTATCCCTTAACCCTGGTACTGGGAGACATAAACGGGCTGAAGCTGGTAAACAGCAGCTTTGGCCAGGACGAAGGAGACAATATTATTCTGGCTGTTTCCCATGTATTAAAATCAGCCTTGAGAAAAGGTGAAGTAATTGCCAGGTGGGGAGGGGATTCTTTTGCCATCCTTTTATCCTATACCGGGAAAGAGCAGTCGGAAATTATAATTTCCAGGATTAACCAAAAGTTAGCCGAACAGGATTTTGTGGTACCTATAACCATATCTTTTGCAGTTTCCACCAAGACCAGGCATGATGATGAGGTTAACCTTATTAAGGATGCCGAGGATCGCTTGATGGGCAAGAAACTGTTTAACAAAGCCAGCTCCCACAGCGCCATAATTACCTCCCTGGAGAGGGCTTTAAAGGAAAGGGATTATGAGACCGAAGAACATGTACGGAGGATGAAAAAATACAGCCTGAAGCTGGGCAAGACCCTGAGACTGTCGGAAGACAAAATTAATCACCTTATACTCCTGGCCACCCTGCATGATATAGGGAAGATCTCCATTCCTGACAATATTGTATTAAAACCGGGTAAACTGAGCAGCGAAGAGTGGAAAATTATGAAAACCCACTCCGAGATAGGTTATCGGATTGCTGAATCCAGCCCCAACCTGAAGCATATTGCCAGGGGCATCCTTAACCATCATGAAAGATGGGACGGCACCGGTTATCCTGAAGGCCTGAAAGGGGAAAACATACCGCTCCTGCCCCGCATCATTGCAGTGGTAGATGCCTATGATGCCATGACCAATGACCGCCCCTACAAGGGAGCTATGAGCAAGCAGCAGGCTATAGAAGAGCTGAAGCGGTGTTCAGACAGCCAGTTTGATCCCTATATAGTAAAGAGATTTATAGAGCTTATAAAATAG
- the prfA gene encoding peptide chain release factor 1, with protein sequence MLEKLEVYEQKYKQLMKKMSDPEVSSDPSKIKEYGKKISELEQAAKTSAEYRNLLSSIDDIKEMQQTEEDSDMKSYLEEELNKNLQQKQKLEKNIKLLLSPKDPNDQKNVIIEVRAGAGGDEAALFAGDLYRMYTKYADSRGWRHEVLSSNSLGIGGFKEIIFSVEGKQVYGTMKYESGVHRVQRIPVTESGGRIHTSTATVAVMAEAEDIEVTLDPQDVRVDVYRSSGPGGQSVNTTDSAVRLTHVPTGIVVSCQDEKSQLQNKEKAFRILRTRIREIEEQKQMDKQTENRRLQIGSGDRSERIRTYNFPQGRITDHRINLTVYKLDNVLNGDLSELIESLKVEDEAKKIEKIGA encoded by the coding sequence CTGTTAGAGAAACTGGAAGTTTATGAGCAAAAATACAAGCAGCTGATGAAAAAAATGAGCGATCCGGAAGTAAGCTCGGATCCATCAAAGATAAAAGAATACGGCAAAAAAATTTCTGAACTGGAACAGGCGGCCAAAACTTCTGCAGAATACCGCAACCTACTGAGTTCCATAGATGATATCAAAGAAATGCAGCAGACAGAAGAAGACAGCGACATGAAGTCTTATCTGGAAGAGGAGCTCAATAAGAACCTTCAGCAGAAACAAAAACTGGAAAAAAACATCAAATTGCTGCTGTCTCCCAAGGATCCCAATGACCAGAAGAATGTAATTATTGAAGTCAGGGCGGGAGCAGGCGGAGATGAAGCTGCCCTTTTTGCCGGTGACCTGTATAGGATGTATACCAAATATGCTGACAGTAGAGGCTGGAGACATGAAGTATTAAGCTCAAATTCACTGGGCATTGGCGGTTTCAAGGAGATAATTTTCAGTGTTGAGGGCAAACAGGTTTACGGAACCATGAAGTATGAATCCGGGGTGCACCGGGTACAGAGAATACCGGTTACCGAGTCGGGAGGAAGGATTCACACTTCTACAGCTACAGTGGCAGTTATGGCTGAAGCTGAAGATATAGAGGTAACCCTGGACCCCCAGGACGTAAGGGTAGATGTCTACAGGTCCAGCGGCCCCGGAGGCCAGTCGGTTAATACTACTGATTCAGCAGTAAGGCTTACCCATGTGCCTACCGGTATAGTGGTAAGCTGCCAGGATGAGAAGTCCCAGCTGCAGAATAAGGAGAAGGCATTCAGGATACTCAGGACCCGGATCAGGGAGATAGAAGAACAGAAGCAGATGGATAAGCAGACTGAAAACAGGAGGCTGCAGATAGGCAGTGGTGACAGGAGCGAAAGAATCAGGACCTACAATTTTCCCCAGGGAAGGATTACCGACCACCGCATAAACCTGACTGTCTATAAGCTGGATAATGTTTTAAACGGCGATTTGTCTGAACTGATTGAATCTCTTAAGGTCGAGGACGAAGCCAAAAAAATTGAAAAAATAGGGGCATAA
- the prmC gene encoding peptide chain release factor N(5)-glutamine methyltransferase translates to MPAWTVKRLLEWGIEYFSQKQVSQPRLSAELLLSSVLNLSRMKLYLNYDYQLSEPELKQFKKLILKRLDHVPIQYILGQAHFRNISLKVNSQVLIPRPETELLVDKALEIITDLKPSKINILEVGTGSGAIAISLAQEIAEDIDINLVATDNSSQAIELATENAEAVLGSKATKIEFITADVVPGDSKFLEKYRQKINVVISNPPYISEENYKQLDREITEYEPRNALVGGATGSEAYEHIFEAVKPLLSDSCGYLVLEVDPLVSDKARDLCRNIINPVSVEIKKDYNQKDRILLART, encoded by the coding sequence TTGCCGGCCTGGACTGTAAAGAGGTTACTGGAATGGGGGATAGAATACTTTTCCCAGAAACAGGTTTCCCAGCCCCGGCTTTCTGCCGAACTTCTTCTAAGTTCGGTACTGAATCTTTCCCGGATGAAGCTGTACCTAAATTATGACTACCAGCTTTCAGAACCGGAACTCAAGCAGTTTAAAAAACTTATACTCAAGAGGCTGGACCATGTCCCCATACAGTATATACTGGGCCAGGCTCATTTCAGGAACATCAGCCTTAAGGTGAACAGCCAGGTGCTGATACCCCGGCCCGAAACCGAGTTGCTGGTGGATAAGGCCCTGGAGATTATAACTGACTTAAAACCGAGCAAGATAAACATACTGGAGGTGGGCACCGGCAGCGGAGCCATAGCCATAAGTCTGGCCCAGGAAATTGCCGAGGATATAGATATTAACCTGGTGGCTACCGATAACAGCAGCCAGGCTATAGAGCTGGCCACTGAAAATGCTGAAGCAGTACTGGGGTCTAAGGCTACAAAAATTGAATTTATCACTGCGGATGTGGTTCCCGGGGATAGCAAATTCTTAGAAAAATACAGGCAAAAAATTAATGTGGTAATATCCAATCCTCCCTATATTTCAGAGGAGAACTATAAGCAGCTGGATCGGGAGATAACAGAATATGAGCCCCGCAATGCCCTGGTGGGAGGAGCCACCGGCAGTGAGGCTTATGAGCATATATTTGAAGCAGTGAAGCCGCTTTTATCTGATTCTTGCGGCTATTTGGTATTAGAGGTGGATCCGCTGGTATCAGATAAAGCCCGGGATTTATGCCGGAATATTATTAATCCGGTTTCGGTGGAGATAAAAAAAGATTATAATCAAAAAGATAGAATACTTTTAGCCAGAACCTAG
- the rpmE gene encoding 50S ribosomal protein L31 has protein sequence MKSGIHPQYYDCKVTCSCGNTFQTRSTQKELKVEICSNCHPFYTGKQKLVDSGGRVERFKKRLTKKKK, from the coding sequence ATGAAAAGCGGAATACATCCACAATATTATGACTGTAAGGTTACCTGTTCCTGCGGCAATACTTTCCAGACCAGGTCAACCCAGAAAGAGCTAAAAGTGGAAATATGCTCTAACTGCCACCCATTTTATACCGGCAAGCAGAAGCTGGTAGATTCAGGCGGCAGGGTAGAGAGATTTAAGAAGAGATTAACTAAAAAGAAAAAGTAA
- the thyX gene encoding FAD-dependent thymidylate synthase, giving the protein MKLKLLRHTPQPERMVALAARLCYSPVGIEELDEKLSDEEVNKLVRFVVKSGHLSTIEHISFTFAIEGVSRALTHQLVRHRLASYNQQSQRYVKFKEGLDYVVPFSIQDDAKANALFEDMVESTHKLYKQMLDMGIEAEDARYILPNASETKIVVTMNGRELLHFFTVRCCNRAQWEIRELATAMLRMVKKVSPVVFEKAGPNCLSGPCPEGKFQCGHPPKASDFDA; this is encoded by the coding sequence ATGAAATTAAAATTATTAAGGCATACCCCCCAGCCGGAGAGAATGGTCGCTCTTGCCGCCAGACTTTGTTATTCTCCGGTAGGGATAGAAGAGCTGGATGAAAAATTAAGTGATGAGGAAGTTAACAAGCTGGTCAGGTTTGTAGTTAAAAGCGGCCATCTTTCAACTATCGAACATATCAGTTTTACTTTCGCCATAGAGGGAGTCTCCCGGGCACTTACCCATCAGCTGGTAAGACACCGTCTGGCTTCTTATAACCAGCAGTCCCAGAGGTATGTAAAGTTTAAAGAAGGGCTTGACTATGTTGTGCCCTTCAGTATACAGGATGATGCCAAGGCCAATGCATTGTTTGAGGATATGGTCGAATCCACCCATAAATTGTATAAGCAGATGCTGGATATGGGCATTGAGGCAGAAGATGCCAGGTATATACTTCCCAATGCTTCGGAAACTAAAATTGTAGTTACCATGAACGGCAGGGAACTGCTTCATTTTTTTACGGTCCGATGCTGTAACCGCGCCCAGTGGGAGATAAGGGAACTGGCTACTGCCATGCTCAGAATGGTTAAGAAAGTTAGCCCGGTAGTGTTTGAAAAGGCAGGTCCCAACTGCCTTAGTGGCCCCTGCCCGGAGGGCAAGTTCCAGTGCGGCCACCCTCCGAAAGCCAGTGATTTTGATGCATAA
- a CDS encoding DUF1385 domain-containing protein, whose protein sequence is MHNHNCQIGGQAVIEGVMMKSRHFWALAVRRPDKTISTSVYRSSPLQEKYPFLGWPFIRGIVTLVETMTLGFKAISFSVNEATEEEIQFSKKEMVISIIIALIFSVGVFFVLPTLIGRTFSESFPNAFVYNLLEGLIRIGFFLAYIAIISSIKDIKRLFQYHGAEHKTIQGYEGGADLIPDKVRNYSRLHVRCGTSFLLIVMVVAIFVFALLGKPPLALRLLSRIVLIPVISGISYELIKLAGKFSRNKIVNAIFYPGLLLQRMTTREPDDSQLEVAIQSFKTVLEAEQSLDKGSDKQCQNC, encoded by the coding sequence ATGCATAACCACAACTGCCAGATAGGGGGTCAGGCAGTTATAGAGGGAGTAATGATGAAAAGCCGCCATTTCTGGGCACTGGCGGTAAGACGGCCGGACAAAACCATTTCTACCTCTGTTTACAGGTCAAGTCCCCTGCAGGAGAAATATCCTTTTTTAGGATGGCCTTTTATCAGGGGTATTGTTACTCTGGTGGAGACCATGACTCTGGGTTTTAAGGCTATCAGCTTTTCGGTGAATGAAGCCACCGAAGAAGAGATCCAGTTTTCCAAAAAAGAGATGGTTATATCCATAATTATTGCTTTAATATTTTCAGTGGGTGTATTCTTTGTGCTCCCTACTTTGATTGGCAGGACTTTCAGTGAAAGCTTTCCCAATGCTTTTGTTTACAATCTGCTGGAGGGCTTGATCAGGATAGGATTTTTCCTGGCCTATATTGCCATTATATCTTCCATAAAGGATATAAAAAGGCTGTTTCAGTATCATGGGGCAGAGCATAAGACTATCCAGGGATATGAGGGCGGAGCAGACCTGATTCCGGATAAAGTTAGAAATTACAGCCGGCTGCATGTAAGATGCGGGACCAGTTTTCTGCTGATAGTGATGGTGGTGGCTATATTTGTATTTGCCCTGCTGGGGAAGCCTCCTCTGGCACTGCGCCTGCTTTCCAGGATTGTGCTTATACCGGTTATTTCCGGTATATCCTATGAATTGATAAAACTGGCGGGCAAATTCAGCCGGAACAAGATAGTCAATGCCATTTTTTATCCCGGTCTGCTGTTGCAGAGGATGACCACCAGAGAACCGGATGACAGCCAGCTGGAGGTTGCCATACAATCTTTTAAGACTGTGCTGGAAGCAGAACAGAGTCTAGATAAAGGAAGTGATAAACAATGCCAGAACTGTTAG
- the sppA gene encoding signal peptide peptidase SppA, translating to MAKMSTGKIAGIVIGSLLVLFLFCGGCFILGLLSSSFSSGYSGGANIYQIRIDGVISATSQASLLSGQTTTPEQIISQLEAAERDRAIRAILLRINSPGGSPAASQEIYEEIKRASKPVVVSVADTCASGAYYIACAADHIVANRSSSVGSIGVILQVANLEGLYDKLGVEYTTIKQGKYKDIGSSSRDMTAEEKQLLEQQTKQIYNQFIQDVAESRGMETEEVRQLATGWTYIGTEALDLGLIDQLGNYKDAIDTAASLGGIEGEPVITGRQQFSLWDMVLGYYVSGLYERIYGSNVLEGYVYR from the coding sequence ATGGCAAAGATGAGTACAGGTAAAATAGCGGGCATAGTTATTGGCAGTCTTCTGGTTCTGTTTCTTTTTTGTGGCGGCTGCTTTATCCTGGGATTATTGTCTTCAAGTTTTTCATCAGGCTATAGCGGAGGGGCAAATATATACCAGATCAGGATAGACGGGGTTATATCCGCTACCTCCCAGGCCAGCCTGCTAAGCGGGCAGACCACTACTCCCGAACAGATAATATCCCAGCTGGAGGCAGCGGAGAGAGACAGGGCTATCAGGGCTATACTGTTAAGGATCAACAGTCCCGGGGGCAGCCCCGCCGCTTCCCAGGAAATCTATGAAGAAATAAAGCGGGCTTCCAAGCCGGTAGTAGTATCGGTTGCCGATACCTGCGCTTCTGGCGCTTATTACATTGCCTGCGCAGCCGACCATATTGTGGCTAACCGTTCTTCGTCGGTGGGAAGTATCGGAGTGATTCTGCAGGTAGCCAACCTGGAAGGGCTCTATGATAAGCTGGGGGTAGAATATACCACTATCAAGCAGGGAAAGTATAAGGATATCGGCAGTTCCAGCAGGGATATGACTGCAGAGGAGAAACAGCTTTTAGAACAGCAGACCAAACAAATTTATAACCAGTTTATACAGGATGTGGCAGAAAGCAGGGGCATGGAGACAGAGGAGGTCAGGCAGCTGGCTACCGGCTGGACCTATATAGGAACCGAAGCTTTAGATCTGGGTCTCATAGACCAGCTGGGAAATTACAAGGATGCCATAGACACAGCTGCCAGCCTGGGAGGTATAGAAGGGGAGCCGGTAATAACCGGCAGACAGCAGTTTTCTCTATGGGACATGGTGTTAGGTTATTATGTCAGCGGCCTTTATGAGCGGATTTACGGCAGTAATGTGCTGGAAGGATATGTCTACCGGTAG